Part of the Aquimarina sp. MAR_2010_214 genome is shown below.
TCCCAAATGGGGAATCATATATTACACTGCAAGAACGAATTTTGGATTTTTATACCTCTCTGAATCATATTTCTGAAGAAAAAATTGTCATAATATCACATGCTGGACCTATGAGAGCATTACTTGCTAACCTGCAAAAAATAGATCTTAAAGATTCTTTTTGTATCAAAATAGCATACGGAGAAGTGATTGCTATTTAAATTAAAATAGGATTACTTATCGAAAGTATATGTTGCTTTTACAGCATTATGATCCGATAGATCTTCACCGTCTATCACAAATTGAAGCACTTGCATTTCAGGTATAAAAACTGGTTGCTTGTGATTTTTGCTAATTAAAATATAATCCAATGTATTATTATAATTTGGATATTCTTTTCTAACCAAGGTATTCGCATTAGAATAGGTACCTATATCTGTTGAAGGATTAAAAGAATATAATATTCTAGAATTCAATATATTTTTCATCTCCATATACGAAGATGTATCTGTATATTCCACATTCATATCCCCTGCGTAAATTAATGGTTCTGATATTGGTATTTTTAAACTATTCATCCAATCTCTAATCTCTTCTAATTGCTTTAATCGTACAGGAGTTCCATCATAATCTCCTTGATCTGCTTGTAAATGTGTACCTACAATATGATATTTTTTCTCATTTTTAATGATCTCTACATATATTGCTCCCTTATTAGAATAATAATCTGCTGTTCCATATAGAGAATTATTAAACACGTATTGTCTTTTAATATCAATCGGGTATTTACTAAAAATTCTTACCCCTCCATTAACAACAAAAAGACTATTAGAACAATTTCCGCTAACAGAATTCCAATTGTCCCCTGTATTACAATATCTTCCTAAAAGAACTGTACTATATGGGTACAAATTCTTTAATTCATTAAACAAATGCTTCTTGACTTGATGATTAAAACCTTCTTGAAAAATCATAATATCTATTGAAGGTGCCATATCTGTTAAACTCTGTAGTTGTTTTTTTGCTCTCTCTATTTCCTTATATTGCTTAAACTTAGCTATTCCTGGCAGATGAAATATATTATAGTTCAATACTGTTAAACTTTCCATATTTCTATTTGTAATTTCTTGAAATTTTTGATTTTCGTACCCCTCTATACTGCTTATCTCCTCAGAGCATGAAAAGGTAAATAACATTACTAAAAAGGCAAAGCGGAGGTTTAAGTTATTCATCAACATATATTTACAATAAATATACAAAGAATGTTTTTTAGTATTTTTCTGACTTTAGCTTTAAGAAAACAAATAATTAAATGATAGTTTAGGAATTGTTTCGTTTATCAAATGATCGTTATTTTTTTGAACAAATGATCTATCAAACATTTTTTTATTATTTATAAGTTGATATTAAGAGGCATATAAATTACTTCATAACAATGATATGTTACTTTAAAGCTAAACTTATTCTGATTTACTATTTTTACAAAAAAATGATGCTCATGCGTACTATTTTTATCATTTCTTTACTATTATTATTATGTGTTTCATGTAAAAAAACACCAAAGGATACTACCCCACTCACCGTGATGTATCTTGCCCCTCAAAATATTGAATACGCCTCAGGATTTACTATTAAAAACAGAGAAAACTATAAAGAGATCAAGGTCATAACACCTTGGCCAGATGCCAAAGAAGAACTTACATATATTTTACATCCAAAAGGAACAGAAAGACCATTTAAATCTCCAAGCGCAATATTTATAGAAGTGCCTATAGAAAGAGTTGTTGTAACCTCTACTACAGATATTCCAATGTTGGAGTATATGAATCTTGAAGAGAAATTAGTAGGATTCCCACATACAGATTATATTTCTTCTGAAAAAACACGTGCTTTGATTAATACTGGTGCGATTAAAGAACTTGGCGAAGAATGGAATTTAAACACAGAAGTTGTTCTCGAACTTTCTCCAGAACTGATTATTGGGTTTTCATCTTCAGGAGATACAAAAGCCTATGATCATATTCAAAAAACCGGGATCCCTGTTGTGATAAATGGTTCGTGGATGGAAGAACATCCATTAGGTAGAGCAGAATGGATAAAATTTGTTGCGGCTTTCTTCGGGAAAGAACAAATAGCAGAAGATATCTTTCAAAAGATAAAAAAAGAATACAATCAAGCAACTACTTTAGCTCAAAACACAACTTCTACTCCAACAGTTTTATCAGGTAATATGTTTAAGGATGTATGGTATATTCCTGGCGGAAATAGCTTTGTTGCTAAATTTTTAAAAGATGCTAATACTACATATTTATGGAAAGACGTTCAAAGAAATGGAAGCCTGACATTAAGTTTTGAAAGCGTACTTGAAAAGGCTCAAAATGCAGAATTATGGATAGGGTCTGGAAATTCTAAATCACTCGATGAATTAAAAGAAAAAAACCATCAATATGCTTTATTCGATGCTTTTAAAAATAAAGCCGTATATTCTTCGACGTTAAAGATGGGATCAAAAGGAGGGTTAATTTATTATGAATTAGGACCTATGCGACCTGACTTAATTTTAAAAGATATTATCAAAATTGCTCATCCAGAATTGTTAATCGATTATGAACCTTATTTTTTTGAAAAACTAAACTAATTGACCCCAATCAAATCATATAAACGCGTTTTTATAAGTATTGTCGTGCTCTTATTAATTTGTTTTATTGCAAATATAAGCTTGGGCTCGGTATTTATTCCTTGGTTAGATACGTTAAGTAGCCTGGTAGGCGGAACTGTAGAAAAAGAGGCATGGAGACATATTATTGTCGATTATCGATTACCGAAAGCTCTTACTGCAATAATTGTAGGTAGTGGACTTGGCGTTTCAGGATTACTAATGCAAACCTTGTTTAGAAATCCTTTGGCTGGTCCTTTTGTACTTGGCATTAGCTCAGGAGCAAGTCTTGGAGTTGCTTTATTAATATTAGGTAGTGCATTTACAGGAGTAGCAGTGTCCTCTTTTCTAATTTCAAAATGGGGGTTAGTTATTGCTGCTAGCTTAGGTAGTATATTAGTATTATTTGCTGTAATGCTTGTTTCTATTAAGGTGAGGGATACTATGGCAATACTTATTATCGGTCTTATGTTCGGAAGTATTACAGCAGCTATAGTAAGTGTATTGGCCTACTTTGCTCCTGCTGATCAATTGCAACGTTATATTTTTTGGGGATTTGGAAGCTTAGGCAATCTTACCTGGTATGATGTACTTATATTTTCTGGTGTATCGCTATTAGGAATGTTATTATCTATCCTTGCCATAAAACCTCTAAACACTTTACTTCTGGGAGAAAACTATGCCCGTAGCCTTGGGCTAAATATCAAAACAAGTCGTTTTCTAATTATTGTTGCTACTGGATTATTGGCCGGTAGTATTACGGCTTTTGCCGGACCGATTGCCTTTATTGGTCTGGCTGTGCCTCATCTAACAAGGCAGCTATTTCATACCTCAGACCATAAAACATTAATCCCAGCTGTGATACTACTAGGAAGCATTATTATGCTAGTGTGTGATAGTATTGCACAATTACCTTCTAGCGAATATACACTTCCTATTAATGCTATTACTTCGCTAATTGGTGCCCCCGTAGTCATCTGGTTATTGGTTCGAAAACGAAAAATGCTATTTTAAACCTCTCTTTATTTTACCCTGATTATTACCTTACACCTATAATATTAAACTATTTATTACAGTATTGGTATTTCAATAGTAATAATAGTACCTCTTTTAAGACGAGAATCAATATGCATTACACCTGATAATTTTTGTATTCGATTTTCTATATTTGTTAAACCAATACCTAAAGATGTAACAGAAGTATCAAACCCTTTACCATTGTCTTCAAAAATAATATGAATAAGGTTATCTATAAAATCGATTTGGATTTCAACTTTACGAGCATTAGCATGTTTTATGGTATTTGTAATGAGTTCCTGAAAAACAGAGAATAATTCATTATGAAATGAATGATCTATTTCATTAATTTTATTTTCTGAATAAGTTGAAATATGAATACTTAACTTACTGGCATTTCCAATATTCTGCATATACTCCTTTAGCAACTGTATAAAGTTATTATGTCTAAATTTTTTAGGAATAAGGTCATGAGAAAGCGTTCTAACTTGCT
Proteins encoded:
- a CDS encoding sphingomyelin phosphodiesterase, translating into MESLTVLNYNIFHLPGIAKFKQYKEIERAKKQLQSLTDMAPSIDIMIFQEGFNHQVKKHLFNELKNLYPYSTVLLGRYCNTGDNWNSVSGNCSNSLFVVNGGVRIFSKYPIDIKRQYVFNNSLYGTADYYSNKGAIYVEIIKNEKKYHIVGTHLQADQGDYDGTPVRLKQLEEIRDWMNSLKIPISEPLIYAGDMNVEYTDTSSYMEMKNILNSRILYSFNPSTDIGTYSNANTLVRKEYPNYNNTLDYILISKNHKQPVFIPEMQVLQFVIDGEDLSDHNAVKATYTFDK
- a CDS encoding ABC transporter substrate-binding protein, producing MRTIFIISLLLLLCVSCKKTPKDTTPLTVMYLAPQNIEYASGFTIKNRENYKEIKVITPWPDAKEELTYILHPKGTERPFKSPSAIFIEVPIERVVVTSTTDIPMLEYMNLEEKLVGFPHTDYISSEKTRALINTGAIKELGEEWNLNTEVVLELSPELIIGFSSSGDTKAYDHIQKTGIPVVINGSWMEEHPLGRAEWIKFVAAFFGKEQIAEDIFQKIKKEYNQATTLAQNTTSTPTVLSGNMFKDVWYIPGGNSFVAKFLKDANTTYLWKDVQRNGSLTLSFESVLEKAQNAELWIGSGNSKSLDELKEKNHQYALFDAFKNKAVYSSTLKMGSKGGLIYYELGPMRPDLILKDIIKIAHPELLIDYEPYFFEKLN
- a CDS encoding iron ABC transporter permease; this translates as MTPIKSYKRVFISIVVLLLICFIANISLGSVFIPWLDTLSSLVGGTVEKEAWRHIIVDYRLPKALTAIIVGSGLGVSGLLMQTLFRNPLAGPFVLGISSGASLGVALLILGSAFTGVAVSSFLISKWGLVIAASLGSILVLFAVMLVSIKVRDTMAILIIGLMFGSITAAIVSVLAYFAPADQLQRYIFWGFGSLGNLTWYDVLIFSGVSLLGMLLSILAIKPLNTLLLGENYARSLGLNIKTSRFLIIVATGLLAGSITAFAGPIAFIGLAVPHLTRQLFHTSDHKTLIPAVILLGSIIMLVCDSIAQLPSSEYTLPINAITSLIGAPVVIWLLVRKRKMLF